Within the Cololabis saira isolate AMF1-May2022 chromosome 22, fColSai1.1, whole genome shotgun sequence genome, the region TTTGGAGAtgacttttacttttttcctcaCATCATCTTAAGCTTCAATTGTCTGCCATGGAACCCCTGAGTATATAGTTGATGCTTTCTAGCCTGAACTCCGACTATATTATTTATGCTCGTTCAAATTTGTGAACAGATGCTCCTACCAGGACATTGTGTAGTAaatgtacacacatatatatatatatatatatatatatatatatatatatatatatatatatatatatatatatatatatatatatatatatatatatatatatatatacacatatatatacatatatatacatatatatatatatatatatatatatatatatatatatatatatatatatatatatatatatatatatatatacatatatatatatatatatatatatatatatatatatatatatatatacatacatatatttatatatatatacacacagtactcgagttgaggggggatgaggggggatgaggggggatggcatcccccctgaaataaaaacggtcaaaatcatcccccctgtaaaactgccatcccccctttccatcccttatgtcatttcatcaatgaatgtggttttactgctatttcaacatttagaaacatcaccagaaaaataacaccagaaaaatgtgacaattctcccctgtttcaagtaaattttcacttgaaataagtaggaaaatctgccagtgggacaagatttatcttctcattacaagcaaaaaaatcttattttaagtgaaaatctacttgaaacaggtgaaaattgttgttttttccagtgatgagtcttgttttaagtgtaatgagatttttttttactaaaatgagacagaaaactgttttttattgttgtttttatgtatttgatgtaagcccagtggatatttaactgctgctatgtcattcctgcagtatttctgcaggtgttttggtcagtgctattatttgtaatatattatattatttgtaatcagcacaaattatctgtccccatatgataaaatccaccatccaccctgattttcttttacaactcgagtactgtatacacatatatatagccTACTGTCCTTCCACTTCCACATAAACTTTACCAGACATGTACAGTTTTTGCCAGCTTCAGTGCCTCATACGGTTCACCATATTCACCTATCAGTGTCCCTAGAGCACTTGTGCAGCTGACAGTCAACTATTAGTGTACAGAATTGCAGATTCAGAAGTTGTTCAATCTCACCTCCCAGCAGCATCTCGTGCAGCAGGTTGTCTATTTTGGCTAGGCCGCAGAGCTTAATGAACTGTAGCTGTTCAATCATCTGCCAGGTGATGCTCTGCAGGGTGGGCAGCAGGAGTAAGAGCTCTCCAAAACGACCCCTGGAGTCATACTGACGATCATTAATATAGTCTTCCAGACTCATCTGAACctatgcacacacaaacacaaggcCAAACACTTTTCACTGTCAGCAAACTTCACATTTAGGCTTGTTGATTTAGATGAAAAATGTGTGAGGTTGTATAATGAAACACGTAGTGAGGGTAAAAAGGGGGTTGTCTTCAAAAATCAGGAATTAAAAGCTGTCGCTGAAATTgctgtgaaaatgaaatggaTTTTTTCTGAATATTAAACGTGTGACCTACCTGCAGACGCGTGGCCTTAATCTTTGAGGGGTTCCGCAAAGACTTGGCATCTGCAGATTGGAAGGCAAAGCATGGGAGAGGTGGGCGCATTAAAGTAGAGGCAGGGAGGACAGGATTTAAGGATAGGACAGGATTAAAATGAggtaaatgaatataaaatctGAGACATGGAATTGAAAAGAACATTATTTTGGTCAAACTGAGGCAGGAATTGTGGTCTGATTAGAATAAGGAGACGTAAAAACATGAAGCCTGAGATTAGCTGGAGTTATGAAGCAAAGTGTAGGTGGGACTATTTAAGAACGAGAGCATTGTCCTAAAAGTTTAACAATACCCTGCATTTTTTTTGCAGCATTTGTAAACACTGGCTTTTATTTTCCTCGAGTTTTACTCTCAGTATCATTACACCAAAGCTATTACTCTTTAtgtatagtatttatattttcttctcCAGATCTTCTCAATCCCTCTTTCCCCTTTATATTTTTTTGCCCTTTTCCATGTAACGTGAGACACAACTTGAATCATGACATCAAATCAGCTGTTTGCATTATCaacataaaaagaaatacatttcttaatttttctATGCAATCAATTTCAGAAAATCTGTAtccaaacagataaataacCACTACATTTTGGACTAGGTTGTAATAAATGCCTATCTCCATAATCtaaccctgatttaaaaggTTTAGCATTTAGGATTTATTGTAATCTAATGGTGCAAATTGCAAATTTGCAGTCATCTACTCTTATCTGAAAACCATGAACATCTTCTCTATTGCACACATCTGGATTATCCATTCAATAAACTGCTCtttttttacataataaaaCGTCCTACATTTATTTTAACAGGATTCTTCTCAAATGAAAATGGAGTTATAAGTATGTTATTGCAGTTGTGTGATTAGATCCTCCTGAATATTGAACACTGGAACTTTGCCTATGAATCATATTTTAATATAGAAATAATTTATTGTAAAAAATGCGGGTAACTATAAAGTCCTTACATGGTGTgttatatttgtatatttttaaagtattgtaaaaacaacaaaaacattttttttttttttttaagtgagtttcccctcttcatgcagtaaacaaacattaaaatgtatacagcaTATACCTTTCAGGAATATGCTTTACTTCAGTATattcacattttattttcttacatTTTCCTACAACTTTCGCTATGTTCCTTTTATCTCCGTATAGACTTGATTAAACCATCTTTGCTCTCAAAGTGATGTAACATCAAATTCTGAGTTGTTTTATTGCTTGAAATTtgtaaaaacatcataaaagCAACTAATCAATGCAAAGTGTCCCTGTGGCTCTTTTCTTTAACCAGTTCTTTttttactaaacaaaaaaagaaagaatcttCTGCTTTATGTGGAAACGCatagaaatgtacaaaatgattttttttgtgattgtACCTTGGAAAAACTGGTTCTCTCATTCCCAGTGAAGGCTACAATGATTTCCAGCATGTATTTAAAAAGATTCACCTACATAAAAACTACTTGATGTACTTTTACTTGTTATTTATTACCTGGGTCGAAGAAGACGATCGCTTTGAGAGCTGAGTACTCGTTATCATCTATTTGAATATCTTGGAAGGGCTGAACAAGCTCATCGAGGACTCTGTTGGCTACCCTGCAGATCTCAGTCTCAGGGCTGTTCCTGTGTATCACACAGCCGTTTCCTGCAGACACAGTGAACATAGTTAAAGAGAaaggtgcgtgtgtgtgaggtgGGGCACCAGTTATAGCCCAGAGTTCCTACTTGAAGGGTATTCAAGGCTACGGTAAACAGTCATGGAGGACTTATTGTGAAGTTATACAAAACGAATACTTGAATATTTGTAACTGACACTTTTGTTTACAGTTTGACGTTGGTACATGTCACAGAATTGAATGCTGTCATTTACAAAAGACAACTTTGAAGTCACAAAGGATTTTAAAAGCTTTAGTTAATCATTCCCAGTCTTcacacatcaatgcagacccACATGATAAcatcacacataaataaaatgccATTCGGGTGGTCGGTTTCTACCTAAAAGTAGGAAGTCCTTGAACTGCATCGACCTTTTGGCGACCCCGAGCAAGAGGTGTTCCCCTGCATGAGCCCGGAGCAAGCTTACCTGGGGACACATACACAGTTAAACAAAGATGACTATTTAAAAAGGAACACATCACAGTGTGGTGTATTTCATACAAATTTTGTTTAAAATCACATAAAAGCTGGTAAACGGTCTGCACATTTTTAACCTAGTAGGTTCTACAGACAACTTacaatttatttatcttatttaccCAGACACATTTATACAGTGGTTCTATCATATATGTAAGAGAACGGACTCTACCCATTAATTCACGGCTGTCTTTGTGGTTGTCGTCCCCAAGAAGAATCTTTTTCAATGCAGACTAGGTCAGTTGCTATATTTAAATATGGTGTTTTAGTACAGCAAGTGCAGCTACACCAAGGGGCTACCGCTGGCTCGCTTGTCTGATGATCCTGGAAGTAGGGAACATTatagttcctcgactgaccactaggggctgaaTCCAGAAGTGAGTCCATTTCCACTGAGCTCCATCTTAAATGTTCACTTTAGCAGCAGAAATAATCAggtttacagcctggttcaggaaaaaggttttagtcgccATAGCTGagtttcacatccatgacaactataTGGAGGTTGAATTTTTATGTAACTCATCAGTTAAAATTATATGAGGCCACAAATGTTTGTATAAATAGAGGTGTGCCTTTTTTATGTAAAGCTGCATTGAATCTTTACTTTAGCTACTTAACACTTAGCATTTTTGACCTGGCAGTACTTATTCTAAGTATTGTTTAAGTAGTTAAAAATGATGACAAATGGTCATGTTCAATCAGGGTCAATGAAAGATAACACTAGTTAGTATCATAGCTTAGCATGAGCTAACCCAAGCTTAAAAACGTGTTTGTTGCCAGGTTTATTCACTCTGCTAATTTGCCCATTTTGGTATTAACCAGGGTTGAATGGAGTCATCACCTGCCAACATGATGCAGCCCAGAgatccaaaaagaaaaaaaagtattcaaACTAATTCTCAGAAAACCCATGAGTGATGTGGTCTTTTCATCAAAGAAGCTCAACAGGAAACGTTAGTGCAGAGAAAAGGGGAAGACACACTGCAAAGTGTCACAGACCAGAAAGTTCTGGTTTTCACTTGATTTTAAAAATCTAACATGCAATCAGTACATGAGTTTGACTAGACGCAAAGTAAAAGCGCCATCACAGAAGCCCCATGTCACATATGTCAGGACTGGTTACCTGGTCGTCCAGCTGCAGCTCTCCGAAGGCAGGGATGTATTTGGCCCACTCcaccaacaccagcagctgTTGCCGCATAGAATCACAAACATCCCCAACAGTGGCCGATTTCAGCTCCGATATGTCAGCTAGTGGTATTGGCGTAGTGATctggaggaaaagaagaaaactgaAGTGCATTAAAAGATGCAGTATGATGTGCTGACATCAGCTAACAAAACACACTAACGTGGACTTACAACATAAATATTAGACTAAGGGGGATCATTACCTGTTGGGATAATGATTCTGCCTGTGCCAGGACAGTGATGGGTGGCAGGTCTTGGGTGTCAGGAATACTCCTTCGGGAGCTGATACGATCTCTTTCATTCTGCACAGCTAAGATATGAAACCCAAAGCTATTATGTGatttcgtgtttttttttttttttcgtgatTTCGTGTTTTTGAAACAAAATCTGCAGTAAAGGACAACAAAAAGGAAGAATATCCCTGAACGCACTACTATTGCTTTTAACATTTAAAGGATACaatttaaaatgatattaatCAATACTAAGTGCTGAATGACCCCCAAATAGTAAAGATAACAACAGACACCAGAACAGTTAATATTTAAGAAAATAGCCATACAGGCTGGCATCAGCAAGGAGAAGTCAAACGTTAACCAGTTGCAATCCAGAACAACATGTTTGAATAGTTCATGATGAGGTGTCATAAAACACGCCAAGGTTGTACCCCTcataaatgcacacacacacacacacacacaaagcaatCACTTGTTTTATGGTTAAGACTATTTCAACTATCTCACAAGCTTTGAGATTATATGAGGACAGTCTTTCCTTTCGAGTCGCCAGTTATAACTTGGTCCTTCTCGATAGCAACACTCAAACTAAGCTTTACAGAAGCATAAATGCACTGACTGCTATCTGGACTTCATGTGTGTCAGGGAGTTTTTTAACATAAAGGATGTGCTACTAAAAACAATCCCTCTCTATGTTAATATGTTAATATCTCTATCTCTTATAAACTGCCAGTTAGAAGATTGTTACTATTCCCGATGAGGTGTAaagatttgtatttatttatattttttaccttcttttttcATGCCAGCCCGGAAGCATTTGTTGAGTCTGCAGAAACGACACT harbors:
- the hnf4g gene encoding hepatocyte nuclear factor 4-gamma isoform X3, with amino-acid sequence MPTEPSHSGPDGLSSNCAICGDKATGKHYGASSCDGCKGFFRRSIRKSHVYTCRFSRQCIVDKDKRNQCRFCRLNKCFRAGMKKEAVQNERDRISSRRSIPDTQDLPPITVLAQAESLSQQITTPIPLADISELKSATVGDVCDSMRQQLLVLVEWAKYIPAFGELQLDDQVSLLRAHAGEHLLLGVAKRSMQFKDFLLLGNGCVIHRNSPETEICRVANRVLDELVQPFQDIQIDDNEYSALKAIVFFDPDAKSLRNPSKIKATRLQVQMSLEDYINDRQYDSRGRFGELLLLLPTLQSITWQMIEQLQFIKLCGLAKIDNLLHEMLLGGLAAEPTHLHHPAHTQLAQDPVTGHTLVISTMPATHTPQIASPDTPIPSPPQGPAPEMYKHFSQPLCPATSPSPSTKTDP
- the hnf4g gene encoding hepatocyte nuclear factor 4-gamma isoform X2, with the translated sequence MHIPDGDRFSDSMPTEPSHSGPDGLSSNCAICGDKATGKHYGASSCDGCKGFFRRSIRKSHVYTCRFSRQCIVDKDKRNQCRFCRLNKCFRAGMKKEAVQNERDRISSRRSIPDTQDLPPITVLAQAESLSQQITTPIPLADISELKSATVGDVCDSMRQQLLVLVEWAKYIPAFGELQLDDQVSLLRAHAGEHLLLGVAKRSMQFKDFLLLGNGCVIHRNSPETEICRVANRVLDELVQPFQDIQIDDNEYSALKAIVFFDPDAKSLRNPSKIKATRLQVQMSLEDYINDRQYDSRGRFGELLLLLPTLQSITWQMIEQLQFIKLCGLAKIDNLLHEMLLGGLAAEPTHLHHPAHTQLAQDPVTGHTLVISTMPATHTPQIASPDTPIPSPPQGPAPEMYKHFSQPLCPATSPSPSTKTDP
- the hnf4g gene encoding hepatocyte nuclear factor 4-gamma isoform X1 encodes the protein MKFAPASQSKSLLDMEVANYCEGLDPSYSTLGFENADVHYGGDSMPTEPSHSGPDGLSSNCAICGDKATGKHYGASSCDGCKGFFRRSIRKSHVYTCRFSRQCIVDKDKRNQCRFCRLNKCFRAGMKKEAVQNERDRISSRRSIPDTQDLPPITVLAQAESLSQQITTPIPLADISELKSATVGDVCDSMRQQLLVLVEWAKYIPAFGELQLDDQVSLLRAHAGEHLLLGVAKRSMQFKDFLLLGNGCVIHRNSPETEICRVANRVLDELVQPFQDIQIDDNEYSALKAIVFFDPDAKSLRNPSKIKATRLQVQMSLEDYINDRQYDSRGRFGELLLLLPTLQSITWQMIEQLQFIKLCGLAKIDNLLHEMLLGGLAAEPTHLHHPAHTQLAQDPVTGHTLVISTMPATHTPQIASPDTPIPSPPQGPAPEMYKHFSQPLCPATSPSPSTKTDP